In Ictalurus punctatus breed USDA103 chromosome 3, Coco_2.0, whole genome shotgun sequence, the following are encoded in one genomic region:
- the erlin1 gene encoding erlin-1, with the protein MTMAHVGAVVAAITAVMAILLHSSIHKIEEGHLAVYYRGGALLTAPNGPGYHIMLPFITTYRSVQTTLQTDEIKNVPCGTSGGVMIYFDRIEVVNMLVPLAVVDIVRNYTADYDKTLIFNKIHHELNQFCSVHTLQEVYIELFDIIDENLKTALQKDLNSMAPGLTIQAVRVTKPKIPEAIRRNFELMEAEKTRLLITAQTQKVVEKEAETERKKAIIEAQKMAQVAEIQFKQKIMEKETEKKISEIEDAAFMAREKAKADAEFYTAAKFAEANRLKLTPEYLELMKYQAIAANSKIYFGQDIPNMFVDNTASPSTKGADSLEQLESLTQAEKNPRKVTGLKADAERH; encoded by the exons ATGACAATGGCGCATGTTGGGGCAGTGGTTGCGGCGATCACTGCTGTGATGGCCATTTTGCTTCACTCCTCCATACACAAGATTGAAGAAGGCCACTTAGCAGTTTATTACAG AGGTGGGGCTTTGCTCACTGCTCCTAATGGCCCAGGCTATCACATTATGCTGCCTTTCATCACCACCTACAGATCAGTGCAG ACGACACTGCAGACAGATGAAATAAAAAACGTGCCTTGTGGAACAAG TGGTGGTGTCATGATCTATTTTGATAGAATCGAGGTGGTCAACATGCTTGTGCCATTAGCAG TGGTGGACATCGTGAGGAATTACACTGCGGATTATGACAAGACACTAATATTCAACAAAATCCACCACGAGCTGAATCAGTTCTGCAGTGTTCACACTCTACAAGAAGTCTACATCGAGTTGTTTG ATATTATTGATGAAAACCTTAAGACTGCTCTGCAGAAGGATCTGAACTCCATGGCCCCGGGTCTCACTATCCAG GCAGTCCGTGTCACCAAGCCTAAAATCCCTGAGGCAATCAGGAGAAACTTTGAGCTGAT GGAAGCTGAAAAGACCCGACTACTGATCACAGCTCAGACCCAGAAAGTTGTGGAGAAGGAAGCAGAGACTGAGAGGAAGAAGGCTATCATTG aGGCTCAAAAAATGGCTcaagtggctgagatccagttCAAGCAGAAAATCATGGAAAAGGAGACTGAGAAGAAGATATCTGAAATAGAAG ATGCCGCGTTCATGGCCAGAGAGAAAGCTAAAGCAGATGCTGAGTTCTACACAGCAGCGAAGTTTGCTGAAGCCAATAgg CTGAAGCTGACACCAGAGTATCTGGAGCTCATGAAATATCAGGCCATCGCTGCCAACAGCAAGATCTACTTTGGCCAGGACATTCCCAACATGTTTGTTGACAATACTGCCTCTCCCTCAACCAAAGGGGCTGACTCATTGGAGCAGCTGGAGTCGTTAACCCAGGCTGAGAAAAATCCTAGGAAAGTAACTGGGCTAAAAGCAGACGCAGAGCGTCACTGA
- the spef1 gene encoding sperm flagellar protein 1 — protein sequence MMNKELNEEALQDLYAWIDKIKLSRPKRNISRDFSDGVMAAEVVKHFFPKLVELHNYTPAHSTQQKLTNWNMLNRKVFSKLNFHVPVDTLKKITLSTPGSIEPVLCVLRERLEEKQAGRVSDITQDSEYYSTVNEKAKTENGQSTFENSHKTAGPVKKTQKSNPPIVLGENVDAAFRLLLEDKEQALLALQETVEILQIKVNRLEHLVHLKDLRIEDLTKHLESGTSSCRFPVKR from the exons ATGATGAATAAGGAGCTAAATGAAGAAGCCCTGCAAGACCTCTACGCTTGGatagataaaataaaactcTCCAGACCTAAAAGGAATATCTCACGCGACTTCAGTGATGGAG TTATGGCTGCTGAAGTTGTGAAGCATTTCTTCCCTAAGCTGGTGGAGCTACACAACTATACACCTGCACACTCCACTCAACAGAAACTGACTAACTGGAACATGCTAAACAG GAAGGTTTTCTCCAAGCTGAATTTCCATGTTCCAGTGGATACTTTAAAGAAGATCACACTCAGCACCCCGGGAAGCATTGAGCCGGTTCTGTGTGTTCTCagagagagattagaggagAAACAAGCAGGGAGAGTTTCAGACATCACCCAG GATTCAGAATACTACAGCACTGTAAatgaaaaagcaaaaacag AAAATGGCCAGAGCACTTTTGAGAACTCTCACAAGACAGCCGGTCCTGTGAAAAAGACCCAGAAATCTAA CCCTCCTATAGTGTTGGGTGAAAATGTAGACGCAGCCTTCCGGTTGCTTTTGGAGGACAAGGAGCAGGCTCTGCTGGCTTTACAGGAGACTGTAGAG ATTTTACAGATAAAAGTGAACAGGTTGGAGCATCTGGTTCATCTGAAGGACCTGCGCATTGAGGACCTGACTAAGCACTTGGAGAG tggaaCAAGTTCATGCAGATTTCCTGTGAAAAGGTGA